A portion of the Stigmatella aurantiaca DW4/3-1 genome contains these proteins:
- a CDS encoding adenine phosphoribosyltransferase: MSPETSLATELQSRMRDVPDFPRPGIVFKDITPVLADPVLFQRLIHAMAEPFREQRITKVIGVEARGFILGAPVALALNAGFVPARKPGKLPHRTVAERYSLEYGSDGLEMHHDAVLSGERAIIVDDVLATGGTAEATAKLLAQVGGELVGFSFLIALGFLDGVKRLGAQRVHSLITL; encoded by the coding sequence ATGAGTCCCGAAACCTCTCTTGCTACCGAACTCCAGTCCCGGATGCGCGACGTGCCGGACTTCCCCCGCCCGGGCATCGTCTTCAAAGACATCACGCCGGTGCTCGCCGATCCCGTGCTCTTCCAGCGCCTCATCCATGCCATGGCGGAGCCCTTCCGGGAGCAGCGCATCACCAAGGTGATTGGTGTGGAGGCGCGAGGCTTCATCCTCGGCGCGCCCGTGGCGCTCGCGCTGAATGCCGGTTTCGTCCCCGCGCGAAAGCCCGGCAAGCTGCCCCACCGCACCGTCGCCGAGCGCTACTCCCTGGAGTACGGCTCCGACGGGCTGGAGATGCACCACGATGCCGTGCTGAGCGGCGAGCGGGCTATCATCGTGGATGACGTCCTGGCCACCGGAGGCACCGCCGAGGCCACCGCGAAGCTCCTCGCCCAGGTGGGTGGCGAGCTGGTGGGCTTCAGCTTCCTCATCGCGCTGGGCTTTCTGGACGGCGTGAAGCGGCTGGGCGCCCAGCGCGTGCACAGCCTCATCACCCTGTAG
- a CDS encoding TetR family transcriptional regulator — MGRPSNTGERRQQIVAGLLRVMSERGYERASVAEIAKAAGLSPGLVHYHFHDKQEILLTLVEQLAQGVRERVAAGLARVEKDHPRARVDAFLDAYLATGEDANPTAVASWVTISAEAIRQPEVRAIYERVVRTDLQHLEDLVDVLTGRQRAKAIAAGLFAAIQGYFVLAASVPGVVPPGSAASTVRRMASGLLDAEPSLPPHPPHR, encoded by the coding sequence TTGGGACGTCCCTCCAACACGGGCGAGCGCCGCCAGCAGATCGTCGCCGGGCTGCTCCGGGTCATGTCCGAGCGCGGCTACGAGCGGGCCTCGGTGGCCGAGATCGCCAAGGCGGCGGGCCTGAGCCCCGGGCTGGTGCACTACCACTTCCACGACAAGCAGGAGATCCTCCTCACCCTGGTGGAGCAGCTCGCCCAGGGCGTGCGCGAGCGGGTGGCCGCGGGGCTCGCGCGGGTGGAGAAGGACCATCCCCGGGCCCGGGTGGACGCGTTCCTGGATGCCTATCTCGCCACGGGCGAGGACGCGAACCCCACGGCAGTCGCCAGCTGGGTCACCATCAGCGCGGAGGCCATCCGGCAACCCGAGGTCCGCGCCATTTATGAACGGGTGGTGCGGACCGACCTCCAGCACCTGGAGGACCTGGTGGACGTCCTCACGGGGAGGCAGCGGGCCAAAGCGATCGCCGCTGGGCTCTTTGCCGCCATCCAGGGCTACTTCGTGCTCGCCGCCTCCGTGCCCGGCGTGGTGCCCCCTGGCTCGGCGGCCAGCACCGTGAGGCGCATGGCCTCGGGGCTGCTCGACGCGGAGCCCTCCCTCCCGCCACACCCTCCCCATCGATAG
- a CDS encoding SNF2-related protein, with the protein MRRDSLRLGSSRLVQSPVDTRDPLSPQDGQWLRALKAEVPPVTFKKGREYAETRRVFGLQRDGGRIRAQVAGSTGERYEVALEPKEGKVNSACTCPVWSTEGHCEHVVAAALIYAARFRPLPPPTQAAPPPAPALPREAPSLELDEEEVPAPELPAGDAVSLPALAKVESWLGLSAQADYEFFYRLTLSTTGPGGRHWVVDVRRQDAQMKGPVHVKRLLQAGMRISPADERVFGVLARHEHRYDSRIVLSDEDLAEVLELLRHRRVIYRGTPLLFSEEPVRPQIHLESRPDGATARIELLFPDGVGAQIKDVILLAGQRTWVIQAQSLFAVEPDFPPRLLRKWLLEPVMAFPASQLDRVLTFFAAHLPRFRMVLKADNIDVDESVEPHFLLTLEGTAERVKVQLAARYGQTTVPVSPSASHLGYASGVGNESRKLYRRREELERGAGKQLLELGLRFDGAAQVYETSGDAALEFWARGLASLPSAWERFGVQAPKVRLRPKIKPRIRVGMSGVNWFDLDAEFVTDDQAVDLGAVRMWLDSGRRFVPLKDGSFAEADPAELKRVADILEEAGALPGRTRTRLPLHQSVALDLLADLGEFTEVEAKARQAMMELRDTAGVPKVALPEGLTATLRHYQESGLSWLWFLHRHGLSGILADDMGLGKTVQSLSLLQKVANEEGRKPSLVVAPTSVLANWEREAERFTPNLKVMVWHGQDRKERAEDLKDMDLVLTSYALVRRDLDQLSQVGFRYVILDEAQNIKNADSATAQSCKTLPSDSRLALTGTPLENRLSELWSLFDFLMPGFLGSAEGFSDRYEQPIQVANDIGARDRLRRRIQPFILRRLKTEVASDLPPKTESVAWCEMEPGQAALYREVLEESRRKVSESIEKVGFKRSRVSILAALMRLRQVCCDPRLLKLPPNTLLPSSAKLERFGQLVDDLVAEGHRALVFSQFTEMLELLKTEADKRGLNYLYLDGRTKDRMAKVDDFNRPEGPPLFFISLKAGGTGLNLTAADYVIHYDPWWNPAVEDQATDRTHRIGQTRAVISYKLITRGTVEEKILSLQRRKKELAAGVLGTEGDFGKLLTEQDIADLFTES; encoded by the coding sequence ATGCGAAGAGATTCCCTTCGCCTGGGTTCATCGCGACTCGTGCAATCTCCCGTCGACACCCGAGACCCCCTCTCCCCGCAGGACGGCCAGTGGCTGCGCGCCCTGAAGGCCGAGGTCCCGCCCGTGACATTCAAGAAAGGCCGTGAGTACGCGGAGACCCGCCGCGTCTTCGGGCTTCAGCGCGACGGGGGCCGCATCCGCGCGCAGGTCGCGGGCTCCACGGGCGAGCGCTACGAGGTGGCGCTGGAGCCCAAGGAGGGCAAGGTCAACTCGGCCTGCACCTGTCCGGTCTGGAGCACCGAAGGCCATTGCGAGCACGTGGTGGCCGCGGCGCTCATCTACGCCGCGCGGTTCCGCCCCCTGCCTCCGCCCACGCAGGCCGCCCCGCCGCCCGCGCCCGCGCTCCCGCGCGAGGCGCCCAGCCTAGAGCTTGATGAAGAGGAGGTTCCGGCCCCCGAGCTTCCCGCGGGGGACGCGGTCAGCCTGCCGGCGCTGGCCAAGGTGGAGAGCTGGTTGGGCCTCTCCGCGCAGGCGGACTATGAGTTCTTCTACCGGCTGACGTTGTCCACCACGGGGCCGGGCGGACGTCACTGGGTGGTGGACGTGCGCCGCCAGGACGCCCAGATGAAGGGCCCCGTGCACGTCAAGCGCCTGCTCCAGGCGGGCATGCGCATCTCGCCGGCCGACGAGCGGGTCTTCGGGGTTCTGGCCCGGCACGAGCACCGGTACGACTCGCGCATCGTGCTCTCCGACGAGGATCTGGCCGAGGTGCTCGAGCTGCTGCGCCATCGCCGGGTCATCTACCGGGGCACCCCGCTCCTCTTCTCGGAAGAGCCGGTGCGCCCGCAGATCCACCTGGAATCCCGGCCCGATGGCGCCACGGCCCGTATCGAGCTGCTCTTCCCGGACGGCGTGGGGGCCCAGATCAAGGACGTCATCCTCCTCGCGGGCCAGCGCACGTGGGTCATCCAGGCCCAGTCGTTGTTCGCGGTGGAGCCAGACTTTCCGCCCCGGTTGCTGCGCAAGTGGCTGCTGGAGCCGGTCATGGCCTTCCCGGCCTCCCAACTCGACCGGGTGCTGACGTTCTTCGCCGCGCACCTGCCGCGCTTCCGCATGGTGCTGAAGGCGGACAACATCGACGTGGACGAGTCGGTGGAGCCCCACTTCCTGCTCACCCTGGAGGGCACCGCGGAGCGTGTGAAGGTCCAGCTCGCCGCGCGCTACGGGCAGACCACGGTCCCCGTGTCGCCCTCGGCCTCCCATCTGGGCTACGCCAGCGGCGTGGGCAACGAGAGCCGCAAGCTCTACCGCCGGCGCGAGGAGCTGGAGCGCGGCGCGGGCAAGCAGTTGCTGGAGCTGGGGTTGCGCTTCGATGGGGCGGCCCAGGTCTACGAGACCAGCGGGGATGCCGCGCTCGAGTTCTGGGCGCGCGGACTTGCCTCGCTGCCCTCGGCCTGGGAGCGCTTCGGGGTGCAGGCCCCCAAGGTGCGGCTGCGCCCGAAGATCAAGCCGCGCATCCGGGTGGGGATGAGCGGGGTGAACTGGTTCGATCTCGACGCGGAGTTCGTCACCGACGATCAGGCGGTGGACCTGGGCGCGGTGCGGATGTGGCTGGACTCGGGCCGGCGCTTCGTGCCCCTCAAGGACGGCAGCTTCGCGGAGGCGGACCCCGCCGAACTCAAGCGCGTGGCGGACATCCTGGAAGAGGCGGGGGCCTTGCCGGGCCGGACGCGGACCCGGCTGCCGCTGCACCAGTCGGTGGCGCTGGATCTGCTGGCGGACCTGGGGGAGTTCACCGAGGTGGAGGCCAAGGCGCGCCAGGCGATGATGGAGCTGCGCGACACCGCGGGCGTGCCCAAGGTGGCCTTGCCCGAGGGGCTCACCGCCACGCTGCGCCACTACCAGGAGTCGGGCCTGTCGTGGCTCTGGTTCCTGCACCGCCACGGCCTGTCCGGCATCCTCGCGGACGACATGGGCCTGGGAAAGACGGTGCAGTCCCTGAGCCTCTTGCAGAAGGTGGCCAACGAGGAGGGCCGCAAGCCCTCGCTCGTCGTGGCCCCCACCAGCGTGCTGGCCAACTGGGAGCGGGAGGCCGAGCGCTTCACCCCCAACCTCAAGGTCATGGTGTGGCACGGCCAGGACCGCAAGGAGCGCGCCGAGGACCTCAAGGACATGGACCTGGTGCTGACCTCCTACGCCTTGGTGCGCAGGGATCTGGATCAGCTCTCCCAGGTCGGCTTCCGCTACGTCATCCTCGACGAGGCGCAGAACATCAAGAACGCCGACAGCGCCACCGCGCAGTCGTGCAAGACGCTGCCCAGCGACTCCCGCCTGGCGCTCACCGGCACGCCGCTGGAGAACCGGCTCAGCGAGCTGTGGAGCCTCTTCGACTTCCTCATGCCGGGCTTCCTCGGCAGCGCCGAGGGTTTCAGCGACCGCTACGAGCAGCCCATCCAGGTGGCCAATGACATCGGCGCGCGGGACCGGCTGCGCCGCCGCATCCAGCCGTTCATCCTGCGCCGTCTCAAGACGGAGGTGGCGAGCGACTTGCCGCCCAAGACGGAGAGCGTCGCCTGGTGCGAGATGGAGCCGGGCCAGGCGGCCCTCTACCGCGAGGTGCTGGAGGAGAGCCGCCGCAAGGTCAGCGAGAGCATCGAGAAGGTGGGCTTCAAGCGCAGCCGGGTGTCCATTCTCGCGGCCCTGATGCGCCTGAGGCAGGTGTGCTGCGATCCGCGGCTGCTCAAGCTGCCGCCCAACACGCTCTTGCCCTCCAGCGCCAAGCTGGAGCGTTTTGGCCAGCTCGTGGACGACCTGGTCGCCGAGGGGCACCGCGCGCTCGTCTTCAGCCAGTTCACCGAGATGCTGGAGCTGCTCAAGACGGAGGCCGACAAGCGGGGCCTGAACTACCTCTACCTGGATGGGCGCACCAAGGACCGCATGGCCAAGGTGGACGACTTCAACCGCCCAGAGGGTCCGCCGCTGTTCTTCATCAGCCTCAAGGCGGGCGGCACCGGCCTCAACCTCACCGCCGCCGACTACGTCATCCATTACGATCCGTGGTGGAACCCCGCCGTGGAAGACCAGGCCACGGACCGCACCCACCGCATCGGCCAGACCCGGGCCGTCATCAGCTACAAGCTCATCACCCGGGGCACCGTGGAGGAGAAGATCCTCTCGCTCCAGCGGCGCAAGAAGGAACTCGCCGCCGGGGTGCTGGGAACGGAAGGCGACTTCGGTAAGTTGTTGACCGAACAGGACATCGCCGACCTGTTCACGGAAAGTTGA
- the zigA gene encoding zinc metallochaperone GTPase ZigA has product MTTPGVDRRLPVTVLSGFLGAGKTTLLNHVLANREGRKVAVIVNDMSEVNIDARLVKGGRSALSRVDEKLVEMQNGCICCTLREDLLLEVARLARQNRFDYLLIESTGISEPLPVAETFTFEEEGGKSLSQVARLDTMVTVVDAKSFLQDWESEDDLRSRKLGLGDEDERTVADLLVEQVEFANVLVLSKLDLISSEEAVRLEAMLRHLNPEARIVRAERGNLPLEAILDTRLFDMEKASLAPGWLKELRGEHVPETQEYGISSFVYRARRPFHPGRFWNLLYGGSQVWKPVLRSKGFFWLATRMDDTGLWSHAGSSASAGYAGTWFAALPQDEWAEDPELKAQVEKEWQEPWGDRRQEIVFIGAGLNEQALREKLDAALLTDKELARGPKAWKRFRDPFAPWHEEDGDATASP; this is encoded by the coding sequence ATGACGACTCCTGGCGTGGACCGCCGGCTGCCTGTCACCGTTCTGTCGGGTTTCCTGGGAGCGGGGAAGACGACCCTGCTCAACCACGTGCTCGCCAACCGCGAGGGGCGCAAGGTCGCCGTCATCGTCAATGACATGAGCGAGGTGAACATCGACGCCCGGCTCGTCAAGGGCGGCCGTTCGGCACTCTCCCGGGTGGACGAGAAACTGGTGGAGATGCAGAACGGCTGCATCTGCTGCACCCTGCGCGAGGATCTGCTGCTCGAGGTCGCGAGGCTCGCGCGGCAGAACCGCTTCGACTATCTGCTCATCGAGTCCACCGGTATCTCCGAACCGTTGCCCGTGGCCGAGACCTTCACCTTCGAGGAGGAGGGAGGCAAGAGCCTCTCCCAGGTGGCCCGGCTGGACACGATGGTCACGGTCGTCGACGCCAAGAGCTTCCTTCAGGATTGGGAGAGCGAGGACGACCTGCGCTCCCGCAAGCTCGGCCTGGGCGACGAGGATGAGCGCACCGTGGCGGACTTGCTGGTGGAGCAAGTGGAGTTCGCCAACGTGCTGGTGCTCTCCAAGCTGGACCTGATCTCCAGCGAAGAGGCGGTCCGTCTGGAAGCGATGCTGCGGCACCTCAACCCCGAGGCACGGATTGTCCGGGCGGAACGGGGGAACCTTCCGCTGGAGGCCATTCTCGATACCCGCCTCTTCGATATGGAGAAGGCGTCCCTGGCCCCCGGCTGGCTCAAGGAACTGCGCGGAGAGCATGTGCCCGAAACGCAGGAATACGGCATCTCCAGCTTCGTGTACCGCGCGCGCCGGCCGTTCCACCCGGGCCGGTTCTGGAATCTGCTCTACGGAGGCTCCCAGGTGTGGAAACCCGTGCTGCGATCCAAGGGCTTCTTCTGGCTGGCGACGCGCATGGACGACACGGGCCTTTGGTCCCATGCGGGCAGCTCGGCAAGCGCCGGGTACGCGGGCACCTGGTTCGCGGCCCTTCCCCAGGACGAGTGGGCGGAAGACCCAGAGCTCAAGGCCCAGGTGGAGAAGGAGTGGCAGGAACCTTGGGGAGACCGCCGCCAGGAGATCGTCTTCATCGGCGCCGGGCTGAACGAACAAGCCCTCCGGGAAAAGCTGGACGCCGCGCTCCTGACGGACAAGGAGCTCGCCCGGGGACCCAAGGCCTGGAAACGCTTCCGGGATCCCTTTGCCCCCTGGCACGAAGAAGATGGGGACGCCACCGCCTCCCCATGA
- a CDS encoding ABC transporter ATP-binding protein → MEPSPAPPSPSLLAIEVKGLVKRFEDTVAVAGIDLEVPVGQCIGLLGPNGAGKTTTVEILEGLQTPTAGKVHLLGKGWAHDAKELRERIGIALQETRFAERLTVEETVQLFRSFYTKGLSVEEAIALVHLQEKRRTYTVKLSGGQRQRLALAVALVADPEILFLDEPTTGLDPQSRRALWDVIEALKGKGRTVVLTTHYMEEAQVLCDQVVIMDHGRIVAQGTPSELIASIGAEQIIEFASTPDIPAEALAEVPNLVSTRSRGDGHTLSVKELHTALPGLLSVVAARGARLRHLSTRQATLDDVFLTLTGRALREGESP, encoded by the coding sequence TTGGAACCATCCCCTGCTCCCCCGTCCCCATCCCTGCTCGCCATCGAGGTGAAGGGGCTCGTCAAACGCTTCGAGGACACCGTGGCGGTCGCGGGCATCGACCTGGAGGTGCCCGTGGGCCAGTGCATCGGGCTGCTGGGGCCCAACGGCGCGGGGAAGACCACGACGGTGGAGATCCTCGAAGGCCTGCAAACCCCCACGGCCGGCAAGGTTCACTTGCTCGGCAAAGGCTGGGCGCATGACGCCAAGGAACTCCGGGAGCGCATTGGCATCGCGCTCCAGGAAACCCGCTTCGCCGAGCGGCTCACGGTCGAGGAGACCGTACAGCTCTTCCGTTCCTTCTACACCAAGGGGCTGTCCGTGGAGGAGGCCATCGCCCTGGTCCATTTGCAGGAGAAGCGCCGCACGTACACGGTGAAGTTGTCGGGAGGCCAGCGGCAGCGGCTCGCGCTGGCGGTGGCGCTGGTGGCGGACCCGGAGATTCTCTTCCTGGACGAGCCCACCACGGGGCTGGACCCTCAGTCCCGGCGCGCGCTGTGGGACGTCATCGAAGCCCTCAAGGGCAAGGGCCGCACGGTGGTCCTCACCACGCATTATATGGAGGAGGCCCAAGTGCTGTGCGATCAGGTGGTCATCATGGACCACGGCCGCATCGTGGCCCAGGGCACGCCCTCGGAGCTCATCGCCTCCATTGGCGCCGAGCAGATCATCGAATTCGCCTCCACCCCGGACATCCCGGCCGAGGCGCTTGCGGAGGTTCCCAACCTCGTGTCCACCCGCTCCCGGGGCGACGGCCATACCCTGTCCGTGAAGGAGTTGCACACGGCGCTCCCGGGCTTGCTCTCGGTGGTGGCCGCGCGGGGGGCCCGCTTGAGGCACCTGTCCACGCGGCAGGCCACGCTCGACGATGTCTTCCTGACCCTCACGGGCCGGGCCCTGCGTGAGGGAGAGTCCCCATGA
- a CDS encoding ABC transporter permease: MSVGHHPLWQLVLFRIRGFLREPEALFWVFAFPLLTSLALGIAFRSQELPELAVAVADGPGAEQLTAALDAVDGLTASQMSEAASRDAMRRGKASLVILPGSPPQLVVDPKREEGRTARLMAVDAINRLQGRVDPVTPPLQEVTEPGSRYIDFLIPGLLGFGLLSSSLWGLGWALVQMRTGKLLKRLVATPMKRTHFLLSFLLSRSILSLVEILFFVVFARLLFDVRMAGSHLAFITLGLYGSLSFGGLALLAVCRAKTSEAASGLMNLVSMPMLLLSGVFFSASTFPEWMQPLVQFLPLTALNDGLRAIMIDGVSLFALWRQGLIMGVWGLLSFLVALRYFKWL; the protein is encoded by the coding sequence ATGAGCGTTGGACACCATCCCCTCTGGCAACTGGTGCTCTTCCGCATCCGGGGATTCCTGCGGGAGCCCGAGGCACTCTTCTGGGTCTTCGCCTTTCCCCTGCTCACCTCCCTGGCGCTCGGCATTGCCTTTCGCAGCCAGGAGTTGCCCGAGCTGGCGGTGGCGGTGGCGGACGGGCCCGGCGCGGAGCAACTCACCGCCGCGCTCGACGCGGTGGACGGGTTGACGGCCTCCCAGATGTCCGAGGCCGCCAGCCGGGATGCGATGCGCCGGGGCAAGGCCTCGCTGGTGATCCTGCCCGGCTCCCCGCCCCAGCTGGTCGTCGATCCCAAACGCGAGGAGGGCCGTACGGCCCGGCTGATGGCCGTGGATGCCATCAACCGGCTGCAAGGCCGGGTCGACCCGGTCACCCCCCCACTCCAGGAGGTGACGGAGCCTGGCTCCCGCTACATCGATTTCCTCATCCCCGGCCTGCTGGGCTTCGGACTGCTGTCCTCCAGCCTGTGGGGGCTGGGGTGGGCGCTGGTGCAGATGCGCACGGGAAAGCTGCTCAAGCGGCTCGTCGCCACCCCCATGAAGCGCACCCACTTCCTGCTCTCGTTCCTGCTGAGCCGCAGCATCCTGTCGCTGGTGGAGATCCTGTTCTTCGTCGTCTTCGCCCGGCTGCTGTTCGACGTGCGCATGGCCGGCAGCCACCTGGCCTTCATCACGCTGGGGCTTTATGGCTCGCTGTCCTTCGGGGGGCTTGCGCTCCTGGCCGTCTGCCGGGCCAAAACGTCGGAGGCGGCCAGCGGGCTGATGAACCTCGTCAGCATGCCGATGCTGCTGCTCTCCGGAGTCTTCTTTTCGGCGAGCACCTTTCCCGAATGGATGCAGCCGCTCGTTCAGTTCCTCCCCCTCACGGCACTCAACGATGGCCTGCGCGCCATCATGATCGACGGGGTCTCCCTGTTCGCCCTCTGGCGGCAAGGACTGATAATGGGTGTGTGGGGGTTGCTCTCCTTCTTGGTTGCACTGCGTTATTTCAAGTGGCTCTAG
- a CDS encoding threonine synthase, which produces MPFSHLTHLSCTKCGKTYDPEALLNVCREPGCAGSLFAEYDVPRLSREDIASRSRTIWRWHELMPARRPEDIITLGEGGTPLLHARRLGERLSMPDVWVKEEAGNPTGSFKARGLGAAVTMAKALGARAIALPTAGNAGGAAAAYAAKAGLPCHVFMPKDTPKVFRIECEAYGAQVTLVDGLIDDCGRIVAQRKEAEGWFDVSTLKEPYRVEGKKTMGYELAEQFGWTLPDVIVYPTGGGTGLIGMWKAFDEMERLGWIGAKRPRMISVQAEGCAPIPKAFAEGKDVSVRFENAHTYASGLRVPKAYADYLVLKILRASKGEAVTISDDEMRRGVNELASSEGLYAAPEGGAAWEAVKKLLAAQKVQRTERVVVFDTGTGYKYID; this is translated from the coding sequence ATGCCTTTTTCCCACCTGACGCACCTGTCCTGCACGAAGTGCGGGAAGACGTATGACCCTGAGGCGCTCCTCAACGTCTGCCGGGAGCCGGGGTGTGCGGGCTCCCTCTTCGCGGAGTACGATGTGCCGCGGCTGTCGCGAGAAGACATCGCCTCACGCAGCCGAACCATCTGGCGTTGGCACGAGCTGATGCCCGCCCGCCGCCCCGAGGACATCATCACGCTGGGAGAGGGCGGAACGCCCCTCCTGCACGCCCGAAGACTGGGCGAGCGCCTCTCCATGCCGGACGTCTGGGTGAAGGAGGAAGCCGGCAATCCCACCGGCTCCTTCAAGGCGCGCGGCTTGGGCGCCGCGGTGACCATGGCCAAGGCGCTCGGCGCGCGCGCCATCGCCCTGCCGACCGCGGGCAATGCGGGAGGCGCCGCGGCGGCCTACGCGGCGAAGGCGGGCCTGCCCTGCCACGTCTTCATGCCCAAGGACACTCCGAAGGTCTTCCGCATCGAATGCGAGGCCTACGGCGCTCAGGTGACGCTCGTGGATGGGCTCATCGACGACTGTGGCCGCATCGTCGCGCAGCGCAAGGAGGCCGAAGGCTGGTTCGATGTCTCGACGCTGAAGGAGCCGTACCGCGTCGAGGGAAAGAAGACGATGGGGTACGAGCTGGCCGAGCAGTTCGGGTGGACGCTGCCAGACGTCATCGTCTACCCCACCGGGGGAGGCACGGGGCTGATCGGCATGTGGAAGGCCTTCGATGAGATGGAGCGACTCGGCTGGATTGGCGCGAAGCGCCCACGGATGATCTCCGTGCAAGCCGAGGGGTGCGCACCGATTCCGAAGGCCTTCGCGGAAGGAAAGGACGTCTCGGTGCGCTTCGAGAACGCCCACACCTATGCCAGTGGCTTGCGTGTCCCCAAGGCGTATGCGGACTACCTCGTCCTGAAGATCCTGCGCGCCTCGAAGGGCGAGGCGGTGACCATCTCCGATGACGAGATGCGCCGGGGGGTGAACGAGCTGGCCTCCAGCGAAGGGCTCTATGCCGCCCCCGAGGGCGGCGCCGCGTGGGAAGCCGTGAAGAAGCTGCTCGCCGCGCAGAAAGTCCAGCGCACGGAGCGGGTGGTCGTCTTCGACACGGGGACTGGGTACAAGTACATCGACTGA
- a CDS encoding MBL fold metallo-hydrolase codes for MSLSFITLGVGDAFSALRYSSCLAVEAEGQVLLIDCPHPIRKMMREASESSGVPLDADRVAGVALTHLHADHSSGLEGLSYFSFFLLKQKLSLLCHPEVARRLWDGHLAAGMECLIEKQGEAPHPKHFEDYFAHTPLSTESAIRFGPFSIECRFTYHHLPTTALRIRAGGRCLGYSADTSFDEGLISWLAEADLVVHETNYGVHTPYAKLAALPAELRARMRLIHYPDDFDTEGSVIEPLAQGRRYTV; via the coding sequence ATGAGCCTGTCGTTCATCACCCTGGGCGTCGGCGATGCCTTCTCCGCGCTGCGCTATTCCTCCTGCCTCGCCGTGGAGGCAGAGGGCCAGGTGCTCCTCATCGACTGCCCACATCCCATCCGCAAGATGATGCGCGAAGCCTCGGAATCCTCGGGCGTACCCCTCGACGCGGACCGGGTGGCGGGCGTTGCCCTCACCCACCTGCACGCCGATCACAGTTCGGGGCTGGAGGGGCTGAGCTACTTCTCGTTCTTCCTGCTGAAACAGAAGCTGTCCCTGCTCTGCCACCCCGAGGTGGCCCGGAGGCTCTGGGACGGACACCTCGCGGCCGGCATGGAGTGCCTCATCGAAAAACAAGGCGAGGCCCCCCACCCCAAACACTTCGAGGACTACTTCGCCCACACCCCGCTCTCCACCGAGTCCGCCATCCGCTTCGGCCCCTTTTCCATCGAGTGCCGCTTCACCTACCACCACCTGCCCACCACGGCCTTGCGCATCCGGGCAGGAGGGCGGTGCCTGGGCTACAGCGCGGACACGTCCTTTGATGAGGGGCTCATCTCCTGGCTGGCGGAAGCGGATCTCGTGGTGCACGAGACGAATTACGGTGTTCACACGCCCTACGCGAAGCTCGCAGCGTTGCCTGCTGAACTTCGGGCCCGGATGAGGCTCATCCACTATCCCGATGACTTCGACACGGAGGGCAGCGTCATCGAACCGCTCGCCCAGGGGCGCCGCTACACGGTATGA